A genomic segment from Nicotiana sylvestris chromosome 1, ASM39365v2, whole genome shotgun sequence encodes:
- the LOC138872643 gene encoding uncharacterized protein, which translates to MANMVGQVLESHKIIFHEYELPLEVLNHNRALHITVQFEDKSISRVLVDGGSSLNICQLDTLKRLGKGFHEIQVGSMNVKDFDGSQRATIREINLCLQMGPTWFDVEFQVFDIPDSYNLLLGQPWIHAAGAVESILHQAVNLNGTIRR; encoded by the coding sequence atggccaatatggtagggcaggtgctggaaagtcacaagataatCTTCCACGAATATGAGTTACCACTTGAAGTGTTGAATCACAacagagcattgcatatcacagtgcaatttgaagacaaatccatttccagggtcttggttgatggaggttccagcctcaatatttgtcagttggatactctgaaaagactgggcaaaggtttccatgaaatacaggTAGGGAGCATGAATGTGAAAGATTTCGacgggtcccaaagggccacgattagagaaattaatctttgtctacaaatggggccaacttggttcgacgtcgagtttCAGGTGTTCGACATACCGGactcatacaatcttctgttgggccaaccatggatccatgccgctggggctgtggaATCCATACTACATCAAGCTGtaaatttgaatggaaccatcaggaggtga